From a region of the Falsibacillus albus genome:
- the cccB gene encoding cytochrome c551 — MKKLLSIVLGAALIMGLAACGSGNDNSQNGGGDSTETASSGDPAAKIFKQKCSTCHGNNLEGGFGPNLQKVGSRYTEDQILLIIQNGKGQMPKGVIKGDDAKMVAKWLSKKK; from the coding sequence ATGAAAAAGCTATTATCCATTGTTCTGGGAGCCGCTCTGATCATGGGTCTTGCGGCTTGCGGAAGCGGTAATGATAACTCCCAAAATGGTGGAGGAGACTCCACGGAAACGGCAAGCTCCGGTGATCCGGCTGCGAAAATATTCAAGCAAAAATGTTCAACTTGCCATGGGAACAACCTGGAAGGCGGATTTGGCCCTAACTTGCAAAAAGTTGGCTCAAGATACACCGAAGATCAAATTTTGCTCATCATTCAAAACGGTAAAGGGCAAATGCCTAAAGGAGTCATCAAAGGCGACGATGCCAAAATGGTTGCCAAGTGGCTGTCAAAGAAAAAGTAA
- a CDS encoding YitT family protein: MKKRKGNHESNPKWQKLSEYIQVVIGSSIVAIAFNVFLLPNEVASGGVSGISTILKGLLGWEPAYVQWALNIPLFIAGLIFLGLQFGYKTLVGTIFLPFVVYLTRDWEPWTNNPLLGALFGGIGVGLGLGIVFRGKASTGGTDLAAQIITKFTGFTLGRSVAMIDGLIVLSAAIVFNVEKGLYALIGLYVTSKTIDLVQIGFGRSKMALIITNRKDEVREGILNKIDRGVTKLSAYGGYTDSERPILMCVVDQTEFTKLKQLVRSIDPTAFIVVTDASEVVGEGFNEA, translated from the coding sequence ATGAAAAAAAGAAAAGGGAATCACGAAAGCAATCCGAAGTGGCAGAAGCTTTCAGAATATATTCAAGTCGTTATCGGTTCATCGATCGTCGCTATCGCTTTCAACGTATTTTTGCTTCCTAACGAAGTTGCGTCAGGCGGAGTGAGCGGCATCAGTACGATTTTAAAAGGACTTCTAGGCTGGGAACCGGCATATGTCCAATGGGCATTGAACATTCCTCTTTTTATCGCTGGCCTCATCTTTTTGGGACTTCAATTTGGTTACAAAACGCTGGTGGGTACGATTTTCCTTCCTTTTGTTGTCTATTTGACAAGGGATTGGGAACCTTGGACGAATAATCCGCTTTTAGGTGCGCTTTTTGGCGGAATCGGCGTCGGTCTCGGACTCGGCATTGTCTTCAGGGGAAAAGCCTCGACTGGGGGAACGGACTTAGCGGCGCAAATCATCACTAAATTTACAGGCTTTACGCTCGGAAGATCAGTCGCGATGATCGACGGTTTGATTGTCCTCTCGGCTGCCATCGTCTTTAATGTAGAAAAAGGACTATATGCTTTAATCGGATTATACGTAACAAGCAAAACAATCGATCTTGTTCAAATCGGATTCGGCCGTTCGAAAATGGCCTTGATCATTACTAACCGCAAAGATGAAGTGCGCGAAGGAATTTTGAATAAGATCGACCGCGGAGTGACAAAACTATCTGCATACGGGGGTTATACAGACAGTGAAAGACCGATCCTAATGTGTGTCGTCGATCAAACCGAATTCACCAAATTGAAACAATTGGTGAGAAGCATTGACCCGACTGCTTTCATTGTTGTGACGGATGCCTCCGAAGTAGTTGGGGAAGGTTTCAATGAAGCATAG
- the prfB gene encoding peptide chain release factor 2 (programmed frameshift) yields the protein MELFEIRTELERTAKILADFRGSLDLENKEARIAELDEVMLDPNFWNDQQAAQGIINEANGLKDLVNEYNDMVETQENLEVTHDLVKEEDDPDLREELETELKDLIKRLNEYELQLLLSEPYDKNNAILELHPGAGGTESQDWGSMLLRMYTRWAEKKGFKVETLDYLPGDEAGIKSVTLLIKGHNAYGYLKAEKGVHRLVRISPFDSSGRRHTSFVSCEVMPELNDDIEIDIRTEDLKVDTYRASGAGGQHINTTDSAVRITHIPTGVVVSCQSERSQIKNRDQAMKMLNAKLYQRKIEEQEKELLEIRGEQKEIGWGSQIRSYVFHPYSMVKDHRTNTEMGNVQAVMDGDLDSFINAYLRSRIS from the exons ATGGAATTATTCGAGATTCGTACAGAGTTAGAGAGAACAGCTAAGATATTAGCGGACTTCAGGGGGTCTCTT GACTTAGAAAACAAAGAGGCGCGCATTGCCGAGCTGGATGAAGTCATGCTCGACCCGAACTTTTGGAACGACCAGCAGGCAGCACAAGGCATCATCAATGAGGCCAATGGATTGAAGGATCTGGTCAATGAGTATAACGACATGGTGGAAACGCAGGAAAACCTTGAAGTCACTCATGATTTGGTAAAAGAAGAAGACGATCCGGATCTGCGTGAAGAGCTGGAAACGGAATTGAAGGATTTAATCAAACGTTTGAATGAATATGAGCTGCAGCTCCTTTTAAGCGAGCCATACGATAAAAACAACGCCATCCTGGAACTTCATCCAGGAGCAGGCGGAACAGAGTCGCAGGATTGGGGTTCGATGCTTCTTCGCATGTATACACGCTGGGCGGAGAAAAAAGGCTTCAAGGTGGAGACACTTGATTACCTCCCTGGCGACGAAGCTGGAATTAAAAGCGTGACGCTTCTTATTAAAGGGCACAATGCTTACGGCTACTTGAAAGCGGAAAAAGGGGTTCACCGTCTTGTCCGCATTTCGCCGTTTGATTCATCAGGACGCCGCCATACTTCATTCGTTTCTTGTGAAGTGATGCCGGAGCTGAATGACGACATCGAAATCGACATCCGCACCGAGGATCTGAAAGTCGATACGTATCGTGCAAGCGGCGCCGGCGGTCAGCATATCAATACGACGGATTCTGCCGTTCGGATCACTCACATCCCGACCGGCGTCGTCGTTTCGTGCCAATCCGAGCGCTCACAGATCAAAAACCGCGACCAGGCGATGAAAATGCTGAATGCCAAGCTTTATCAACGCAAGATCGAAGAGCAGGAAAAAGAATTGCTCGAAATCCGCGGGGAGCAAAAAGAAATCGGCTGGGGAAGCCAAATCCGCTCTTACGTCTTCCATCCGTACTCCATGGTGAAGGACCACCGCACCAATACAGAAATGGGAAATGTCCAGGCGGTCATGGACGGCGACCTTGACAGCTTCATAAACGCATACCTGCGTTCTCGCATATCTTAA